From the Hevea brasiliensis isolate MT/VB/25A 57/8 chromosome 15, ASM3005281v1, whole genome shotgun sequence genome, one window contains:
- the LOC110632268 gene encoding uncharacterized protein LOC110632268 → MEKEKKSQTATETDFVLQWGTKKRLRCVKVKKDQNLANKSKPIDSLPKKKFTSRIVTAEKESPSRVIKSSDLPMNNRKSSALSPEKEDRYYTTRGSLGFDDNGKVLMDNVKEDKSLVWPKLFISLSSKEKEEDFMAMKGCKPPQRPKKRAKLIQKTLLLVSPGAWLTDLCQERYEVREKKASKKRPRGLRAMGSMESDSG, encoded by the exons atggagaAGGAAAAGAAGAGTCAAACAGCTACAGAGACAGATTTTGTGTTACAATGGGGAACCAAAAAGAGGCTTAGATGTGTGAAAGTGAAAAAAGACCAAAACTTGGCCAACAAATCTAAGCCAATTGATTCTTTGCCAAAGAAGAAATTCACATCTCGTATTGTCACTGCCGAGAAGGAATCTCCTTCTCGTGTCATCAA GAGTTCTGATTTGCCAATGAACAATAGGAAGTCATCGGCACTGTCACCAGAAAAAGAAGATCGATATTACACAACAAGGGGATCATTGGGATTTGATGATAATGGCAAGGTTTTGATGGATAATGTGAAGGAAGATAAGAGTCTTGTTTGGCCTAAGCTGTTTATTTCGTTGTCTAGCAAAGAGAAGGAAGAGGATTTCATGGCTATGAAAGGGTGTAAGCCTCCTCAAAGGCCTAAGAAAAGAGCCAAGCTGATACAAAAAACTCTACTT TTGGTCAGTCCAGGTGCATGGTTAACAGATTTGTGTCAGGAGAGGTATGAAGTTAGAGAAAAGAAGGCTTCCAAAAAG AGACCAAGAGGACTGAGGGCAATGGGAAGTATGGAAAGCGACTCAGGATGA